DNA sequence from the Geitlerinema sp. PCC 9228 genome:
TGCCTTTCCAGCTGCAAGCAGGGCAAGGATGCTGGTGGTACCGGTACCTTCCCCAGGGAACGGCCGGAAGGACCGCTGGGGTGCCGTACCATAGAAGATGCCCCTCAATTGACTGGGGCTTTGCAAGCTGCCTGGCACCAACGCCAAAAGTTCGGTGCTGGCATTGGTTCTTTATAGTACCGTTAACAAGACTATAACACCAGAGCTACTTTTCGCTAAACCCATCCCCCTGGCAGTCCCTAGGTTCCAAATCCCTATTCTCCGGTGCTGGGACAGGGCTGGGGCACCGAGGCAATTTGACGTGCTAGCCGTACGTGCAGCTGGTGGCTGGCTTTGTAAGCAATAAAGTGAGCCTTGGGGAAAAAACCCAACAAGCTAACATCGCCCACGAAGTCTAGAATTTTATGGCGTACGGGTTCATTGGCAAATCGCAGGGGGGGGTTGAGCCAATCGCGATCGCCACAAACCAAGGCATTGTCCAAACTGCCTCCGCGAATCCAACCTTGCTGGCGCAGGGGTTCTACGTAAGCTTCCAGGGTAAAAGTCCGCGCCGGTGCAATTTCTGCAGCCCAGGTGTCGGCACTAGCCGCCCAACTGTACCACTGATTGCCAATGGGAGCAACTGGAAAGTCAATGCCGTAGGTAAAACGGGTTTCCTCAGCGGGAATGGCTGCCACGAAGGCATCCCCTTGGTAGAGGCAGATGGGTTGGGACACTCCGGGAAGTTCCCTAGCAGGGGCTGCGATCGCGACTTTCCCAGCCCCTGCGATCGCCTCGGTCCAATCCTGGGCAGAACCATCCAGCAGCGGGATTTCCGGACCATTCACCTCAATACAAACATCGGTAATCCCCAAAACCGCCAAAGCCGCCAGCAAGTGTTCTACGGTTTGTACGGTAGCCCCCTGCCCCACCAGTTGCGTCGCCAGCTGGGTTTGCCGTACGGAGGCTAGGGTTGCGGGAATTTCCGGTTTGCCAGGCAAGTCCACCCGCACAAAATAGCGATCGCCCGCAGGAACCGGCAACAAAGACACTTGCGTTTGTTCTCCCGTATGCAGCCCCACACCAGAGCGGGAAACCCTCTCAGCCAGAGTATAGCGCGTTGGTTGCATCAGCACCCCCATCCATTGCCAGCCATCAAAGGAACCTCAGAACTTCTCGCCAATGCCAAAGTGCAGGCGACCTTCTCCTTCATCGTTGATACCGTAGTCAACCCGAATGGGCCCCAAAGGCGATTGAATGCGCACTCCCAAACCGTAGCCAAAGCCACTACCGGGTTTATCGCGCACCTCCGCCGGTTCGCCGGGAACGTCATCAGCAGTACCCAAATCCGAGCCAACATCAGCAAATAGAGCGCCCCCTACAATGGAGATAATAGGAAAGCGGTACTCCACACTGGCTTCGGCAAAGGCACGACCGGTACCCAATTCCGCTTCATCGTAACCGCGTACGGAATTACTACCTCCCAAGGCAAACGCTTCGTACGGCGGCAAATCCCCTAAGAAAACCCCTGCTTCCACGTTGAATGCTAAAGTTTGCGGTCCTTCGGTAAAGTTCACCCAATCCACGGGAATGTAATAGCTGTAGCGTCCTTGCAAACTGTTAAAGAGAATATTGCCCTGACCTACGGGAATCGATTGTTCGATATCCACACGAGCAAAAGACCCGGAAGTAGGTTGCCGTTGGTTGTTGCGCAAATCGCGGCTCAAACCAAATTCTAAAGTAAGCAAGTCGTCCCTGCCGTCGCCGCTAAAGCTCAAATCGTTGCCCAATTCGTCTTCAGGGGTAATTTCCCCATCTTCGTCGCGAATGGTGACGCGCTGGAAATTCACACCACCAGAAGCAGTCCATTCTGCCGGCGATAGCGGGTCGTTTGATAGGGGTCGTTGGAAGCGAACGCCACCGCCAAAACGCTGTACCCTGGGGCGATCGCCGTTTTCCAGTTCTACTTCTTCATCGCCACCGTCAAAAATCAGGGAAATGGCCCGCCGCGTAAAGACGTTAGCGGTATAGGAAGTCCCGAAAGGATCGCCTTTGATCCAAGGATCGGTAAAGCTCAGGTCGAACAGCAAACCCCGTTCGCCTGCCTGCAGTTCCGCTCCCAATTTTTGGTTACGCCCGAATAAATTTTGTTCTTGGAAGCTCACCGTACCGAACAAACCGCTGGTGGTACTGACGCCGCCACCCACACCGATGGAACCAGTGTTTTTCTCGATTAAATTCACCACCACAACCGCTTTGCGGGGATTGTTGGGGGCAGGGTTGAGCTGCAGCCGTACGTCTTCAAACAGACCGAGTTGAAAAATTCGTTGCAAATCGGATTGAATGCGATCGCGTTTGAGAATATCCCCCGGTTCGGTGCGCATCTCCCGTAAAACTACGTACTCCCGGGTTCTGCCACCTATCGGTTCGCCATCGGGGGTAGTGGCTTCCCCTTCTTCGGTTAAAAACTGCACTTGAATATCTGCGATCTCCCCCTCCGCAACGGTAAGGGTTACGGTGCCATCTTCGCTAACTTGTGGCGATTCCACTACTTGCGCTAGTACATATCCGTTGTCTTGATACCACTGGTTGATTTGAGAAATGCCATTTTGAAACTGCTGCAGGTTGAGCACTTCCCCGTATTGGTCGCTGAAAGCATCTTGTACCACGCTGTCGGGCAAAATGCGATCGCCTTCTACTTGTACCTGTTGCAAAACTGGGTTGGGTTCCACCACAAAAGTGACCCGGACCCCCAAAGGGGTATCTTCAGGAACCACCCGGGCTTGGGCAAAATAACCGGTGGCATAAATAGAATCGATATCTTCTTGCAACTGCGATCGCGTGGTGGTCCGCCCTGGGGTAGTTGCCACCGCATCGTAGACGGTCTGTTCCAATTCCCCTTCTACACCTTCAACCACCACTTCCGCAACCAAAACTTGGGGTTCTTGTTGCTGTTGCTGCTGTTGTTGTGGCTGCTGCTGTTCGCCATTGGGAGGCGAAATTGGTATTTCAGTTTCTGGTGGCGCTTCTGGTTGGGGAGATTCCGGAACTTCGGTAGGAGAGTCGCCCTCGGTTTCCGTTTCCATTTCTGGCGGTAATTCCGGCGATTCGGGGGTGGTTTCCCCTTCTGTTTCTGTTGGCTGTTGGGCCAACACCGCGCTATTTTTGACCCGAAGGGCACTTGGTGCCATCGCGAGCGCCAACTCATCATTTCGTTCGCGCCAGGGAGGCGGTTCGGGCAACAACGATTCGCCAGACGGCCTCGCTAGCGGCAAGTCGGGAAGTACCTGGGTCAAATCCCACACGTATGTGGCATGGGAGTTCCCGCTACTTTGGGATTTTTCCACCGCAGCCGCCACCGAAGTAGAATGAGTCTCTTTTGGTTGGTTGGTAGCTTTCCCAGTCGAGTCGCCGGCAGAGGTGGCTTCTGCCAATGCCTTTCCCACTGGCGACGGGTGGGCATTTGTAGAATTGGACACACCGAGCGTTGTTGCTAAGCAAATCGCCGCCATCCAAAATGGATATAAACGCATGATTTTCACTTTGGTTTGGAATCTCCACACACCACAAAAAATGTACGCCAAAAATTAGCCGGACGAAATGGCAATTTCCCAGCCGGTCGCAGTTACTTGAAAACAGCTTGAAATGGGTTTTGCTGCTTTGCTATCGTTGCCGCCACTCTAGTGACCGGTCACGCGATCGAGTACTTGTTGGTAAGCAGCTTCTACATCTGGCAGGTTTTGCCGGAAACGATCCTTATCCAAAACCCGTTTTTGCGGATCGTCTTCCGATTGCTGCCACAAGCGACAGGTATCGGGGCTAATTTCATCAGCCAGCAACAAGGTACCAGCAGCAAACGGACTGGTTGGTCCTGCCGTAGGGGGGACTATACCAAATTCCAGCTTGAAGTCTACCAGAGTAATGCCACATTCGTTGAAAAAGTCCCCGAGAATTTCGTTAATCTGCAGGCAGTAGTTCTCCATGGTTTGAATTTGCTCCGGCGCGGCCAGTTCCAACATCTGCAAGCGATCGCGCGTTAGCAGAGG
Encoded proteins:
- the lpxC gene encoding UDP-3-O-acyl-N-acetylglucosamine deacetylase, whose translation is MQPTRYTLAERVSRSGVGLHTGEQTQVSLLPVPAGDRYFVRVDLPGKPEIPATLASVRQTQLATQLVGQGATVQTVEHLLAALAVLGITDVCIEVNGPEIPLLDGSAQDWTEAIAGAGKVAIAAPARELPGVSQPICLYQGDAFVAAIPAEETRFTYGIDFPVAPIGNQWYSWAASADTWAAEIAPARTFTLEAYVEPLRQQGWIRGGSLDNALVCGDRDWLNPPLRFANEPVRHKILDFVGDVSLLGFFPKAHFIAYKASHQLHVRLARQIASVPQPCPSTGE
- a CDS encoding BamA/TamA family outer membrane protein, which gives rise to MRLYPFWMAAICLATTLGVSNSTNAHPSPVGKALAEATSAGDSTGKATNQPKETHSTSVAAAVEKSQSSGNSHATYVWDLTQVLPDLPLARPSGESLLPEPPPWRERNDELALAMAPSALRVKNSAVLAQQPTETEGETTPESPELPPEMETETEGDSPTEVPESPQPEAPPETEIPISPPNGEQQQPQQQQQQQQEPQVLVAEVVVEGVEGELEQTVYDAVATTPGRTTTRSQLQEDIDSIYATGYFAQARVVPEDTPLGVRVTFVVEPNPVLQQVQVEGDRILPDSVVQDAFSDQYGEVLNLQQFQNGISQINQWYQDNGYVLAQVVESPQVSEDGTVTLTVAEGEIADIQVQFLTEEGEATTPDGEPIGGRTREYVVLREMRTEPGDILKRDRIQSDLQRIFQLGLFEDVRLQLNPAPNNPRKAVVVVNLIEKNTGSIGVGGGVSTTSGLFGTVSFQEQNLFGRNQKLGAELQAGERGLLFDLSFTDPWIKGDPFGTSYTANVFTRRAISLIFDGGDEEVELENGDRPRVQRFGGGVRFQRPLSNDPLSPAEWTASGGVNFQRVTIRDEDGEITPEDELGNDLSFSGDGRDDLLTLEFGLSRDLRNNQRQPTSGSFARVDIEQSIPVGQGNILFNSLQGRYSYYIPVDWVNFTEGPQTLAFNVEAGVFLGDLPPYEAFALGGSNSVRGYDEAELGTGRAFAEASVEYRFPIISIVGGALFADVGSDLGTADDVPGEPAEVRDKPGSGFGYGLGVRIQSPLGPIRVDYGINDEGEGRLHFGIGEKF